The following are encoded in a window of Narcine bancroftii isolate sNarBan1 chromosome 2, sNarBan1.hap1, whole genome shotgun sequence genomic DNA:
- the LOC138755749 gene encoding uncharacterized protein has translation MVGDSPSPVWLHALVAATDECILGINMLAGMALNISQGGFEFGIRTITKKLVVGQAKWDPVMVPAPMKPVCIPQYRLPGGQEEITATIDALQEEGVVRPATSPFNSPVWPVQKPDGSWRMTVDYRFLNKHAPPLASAVPDIVTLFENIATGNSGTWYAVIDLANAFFSILIAEDSQDQFAFTWKGRQYTFTHLPVSPSLSIHHYIDDVASWSLWQKQEGRRVPLGFWSRTMPEAATRYSVFEQQFLACYWALLETERMTGDADVQLRPALPIMNWVLANDANLKIGRAQQSSIVKWKWYIQSHATRGPEGVGHVHEQVAYHPRSGTQLSEEGDGGSSQYDELKAVTLPLDPHDHPLRLFTDSWALANGLVVWMPDLQKNNWMIHDRPVWGKELWQLLWDASHHREITIYHVDAHTNMATNMAQHNAVADQLATISCADTVPLAQWAHEQSGHLGEKGSAMWSRTHALSVHQDDVRMNVRTCPECRLVKFHTVPPGPHGQIKRGAHSAAVWQIDYIGPMLDCMGKYYVLVMVDTFSGLVFTFPTKTADQASTIQGLNHLIYRYDVPEEIHSDNGSHFSGKAICD, from the coding sequence atggtgggtgatagcccttcccctgtctggttacatgccctggtggctgctactgacgagtgtatcctgggtattaatatgttggccggtatggcccttaatattagccaagggggatttgaatttggaattcgaactattacaaaaaaactagtagtgggtcaggctaagtgggatcctgtgatggtgccagcccccatgaaaccagtgtgcattccacaatatcgtctccctggggggcaggaagagattactgccaccatcgatgctctgcaagaagaaggggtagtgaggcccgcaacgtcgccctttaatagccctgtttggccagtccagaagccggacggctcctggagaatgacagttgattatcgatttttgaacaaacatgccccaccacttgcttcagcagttccggacattgtcaccctttttgaaaacattgctactgggaactcaggaacatggtatgctgtcattgatctcgctaacgccttcttcagtattcttatagctgaggactcacaggatcagttcgcctttacctggaaggggcgccagtataccttcacccaccttccagtatcgccttccctctcaattcaccattatattgatgatgtggcctcctggagcctctggcagaaacaagagggtcgccgagtcccgctgggattctggtcacgtaccatgcccgaggctgccactcgttattctgtttttgaacaacagttcctagcctgttactgggccctgctagagactgaaagaatgacaggtgatgcagatgttcaattgcgacctgcacttcctataatgaattgggtcctggctaatgatgctaatctaaagatcgggcgggctcagcagtcttctattgttaaatggaagtggtatattcagagtcatgcgaccagagggcctgaaggggtgggccacgtacacgaacaggtggcttaccatcccaggtcaggaactcagttatcggaggagggggatggtggctccagtcagtatgatgagttgaaggcagtcactttaccactagatccccatgatcaccctcttcgcctgtttactgattcctgggctttggctaatggacttgtggtatggatgcctgatttgcaaaagaacaactggatgatacatgaccgcccagtatggggcaaagagttgtggcagctgttgtgggatgcttcccaccatcgtgagataaccatttatcacgttgatgcccataccaatatggcgactaacatggctcaacataatgcagtagcagatcagcttgccactatcagctgtgctgataccgtccccctggctcaatgggcacatgaacagagtggtcatttgggggaaaagggatcagctatgtggtcccgtacacatgctttatccgtccatcaggatgatgtccgcatgaacgtacgtacatgcccagaatgtcggcttgtgaagttccataccgttccacctggtccgcatggccaaataaaacggggtgctcactcagctgcggtctggcaaattgattacataggccccatgctagactgtatgggtaaatattacgtcctagtaatggttgacaccttttcgggcctggtttttacttttcccaccaagacggccgaccaagctagcactatccaaggactaaaccatttgatttatcgttatgatgttccagaggagattcactctgataatggctcgcacttctccgggaaagcaatctgtgattga